The genomic stretch CCCTGCGCGCGAGGCGGACCGACGGGGTGGTTCCTGACCTGGCGGCGGCGAAGTTCGGCGGTGCTGCTCGGCCGCTGCAACTCGGGCCGTGCTCTGGCCGGCCTTCTGGTCGCGGCGGTGGCGCATCGGCGCGCGTCTCTGGACGCTCCCGCGCGTCGGGCAAACTCATCGGGGCGGGTTTCGCCCGCGCGGTGGCGCGGCGTGGTGGTCCCTGGCTGGCGCAGCTCTCTACTACGACCGCCGGTGCTGGTGGTGCGGCACCTCGCGCGTCGGCCGGTCGCCGGTGGCTGCTGCtgacggctagggtttggctggatCTGGGCTTGTGGGCCGCCGCTGCATGTCGGGGCGGACGATGCGGGCCTCGGACGTGGCGGTGGCATGGCCGCCGACAATGGTGGGGGGCTCAGGTGTTTGGCGGCCAGATCTGGGCCTGAGGGCCAGATCTGGTCCGGGCGGTCCTGGTCGGGATCTGGGTGGTCTGTGGGTGCGTTTTTGCGCCTGCGTTTGGAAACCCTCCAACATCGTGCCTCCATTGTTCCTCCCCGTCTGTGCTTGGTCTATTAGGTATAGATCTGGCGGCTTCTTCGCCTGTTTGCGTCGGTGCCCCTCCGTCTTTGGTTGGGCGTTTCCGATGTTGGCGGGCTCTCCTAGGGTAGGGTCCCTGGGCCAGCGCGTGCTCGCCGTGGTCGGCAGCATGTCCTGGGCTACAGCTGATTTCGTGGCTGTGGTCTCTCCCTCCGACCCTCAAGGTCGCGCTAGTGCAGGTTTGGCATTTGCGTTCTTTCTGCGGTAGACTCTAGTTGGGGCTAGGTCTTAGTGTGGCTTAGGTTGGAGGTGCGGGCAGCGAGCTCTGATTTGTTCGCTCTACGGCCTCGCGACGGCGACCAGATTTCTGTCCCGGTGAGATCTTAGCGAAAGCTACGCATGGCCTCGCCATTGCCGGTGATGGCGTCACCTTTCaggtgtcgttcccttgttgaaggcatcccgATGATGATCCCCTATTTCGAAATGTTGGATACCGTCCCTCCGCCTCATTTTGTTCCCTTTGGTGGACCCACTTCGGGGAAGCTTCTCTTGTAGTGTCTTGTGGATCACCCTTTGATCTCTCGCTGGTGTCCCAGCCCTCTCACCTTATCGGCATGGATGCTTATACACGGTCTTGCTTCGGTAGCTGACGTCCCGCCTAGtgccttggggggctttgctaggtcggcgtctgGTCGTAGTTTTGGCTGGTGTGCTTATCACAATGCCATTGGAAGATGTTGTGTTACtggtctggacctagcccgagctcGGGAGGGGGGTGGTGGTTCGGGGTCTGGGTGAAAGCTTTGCAGGACCTCGGTCTCTGCCGACGACGATGATGCACTCGCGCACCAtgcaccttcttgaaggcgtcgccgCAAGATCCCCCCTCCTTTGGATCCTCAAGCTCTGCTCGGCTGCTGGCCCGTCGTCGTGTCTCCCACAGTCCCACGGGTTACTGCTTTGGTGCGTAGGAGGTTTGTTGGCGTGGACAAGGACGTGCTTGCTccggtgcaacagaagacaaggctcGCTTAACCGGGCGCTTAGTGGCGTTCTCTTTGTGTTGTCTTTTGTTATTGGTTTTCGGTTTGCGCTTGGCGCATGTGTGTGTTGTAGCTGTTGGTGTAACTCCTGGCCagttgatggcttcgttaattcaaagtcgggctcatTTCGAGCCTTTCGTCTAAAGAAATAAAATTCTTCCCTAATTCAACGAAGGTGACATTGCCATATTATAACCCTAAGACTCAACGTCTAGTTGATTAACGGCGTTGTTGGGCCCAACTTCTCCCTGAGCCTTCATCGCAATGCTTAATTGAGGCAATTTGTAAGAATCTCAAGAAAACCAAAAAGTACTAGTACTAGTATTCGACGACCGCAAGTCTTTAATCCGAGTCCAGTCTTCTTCCTAAATGAAATTCCGAGTCTGATTGTATGTTTCTGAATATCCGAGTCGGGAAGTTACCACGCTAGCTGGCCTACTATAAAGGTACAGGCACGCACCTGCCTTATTCATCGTCAAACACCAGCCGTGAAAGCATACAGCAATTAAGCTCCAGAATCGATCGTATCTCCTCGCGTAGCTCAAGCTGAGGTTAATTCAATAGAGTTGTTCCAGCCCGGCCGAACGAGATGAACATACGCGCAGTTATACCTCGGGGCATGGCATCTCGCAAGGTCGTCCTGGCAATGCTTTTCCTGCTGTTATTGTTCATCTTCCCGGCAATTGCCTTTGCATTTACAGGCGGCATGCATACAGAGTCCATGCACCGCAGACTGGGAGAGAGGAGCGTCAAGGCCGATACGCTAAGCCACAGACCTGTCCAGCGACATCGCAAACTTGGTCAAGAGACCAAGCCTCCTCAGGACGCGGAGTTCAACGTGGTTAGCTACGGAGCCGTTGGCGATGGCAAAACTGATGACACCCCGGCGTTTCGGAAAGCCTGGGCCGCGGCCTGCTCATCGTCTAAGCCAGCCACCATGTTGGTTCCGAAGGAGAAGGAATTTCTCGTCAAGCAGACCACCTTCTCGGGGCAGTGCAAGTCGAGCGTCAGATTCAAGCTCGACGGAACGTTGGTAGCTCCCGAACGATCATCTTGGCCGAAGGAGAACATGAATAAGTGGATTATGTTTAACAACGTTGATAAGCTAACCGTGTCGGGCGAAGGGACTATGGACGGGAAAGGTGAAGTATGGTGGAAGAACTCGTGCCGAATCGACAAGAACCTCAAGTGTACAGAGGCCCCCACGGCGTTGTTGCTCAGCAAGTGCAATCACTTGAAGGTAGAAAATATCAGGCTCTTAAACAGCCAGCAAATGCATATGTCCGTGGAAGATTGCAAGGACGTAGTTCTAAAGCATATCACGATCGTTGCGCCCGGAGACAGCCCTAATACCGATGGCATCCACATTGCCCGCACGAAGGATATACAAGTCATGGATTGCAACATTAAAACTGGAGACGATTGCATGTCTATCGAGACTGGAACTGAGAACTTGTACGCCTCAAAGATAACATGCGGCCCGGGTCACGGAATCAGTGTCGGAAGCTTAGGTGACAAAAATTCTGAAGCTCGTGTTTCCAACATAACTATCAACAAAGCACACCTTATTGGCACGACAAATGGTGCACGCATAAAGTCGTGGCAAGGAGGAAAGGGATATGCCAAGGACATCACATTTGAGGATATCATCATGGACAAGGTCAAGAATCCAATAATCATTGACCAAAATTATTGCTATATGGACGATCCTTTGCAGCCCAAGGCATGCAAGAAACAAACTTCGGCGGTGGAGCTAAGTAATATCCAGTTCAAGAATATAAGAGGCACGAGTAGAACAAAAGAGGCTATCAAGCTAGACTGCAGTGACACCATCCCATGCCATGATCTAGTGATGCAGGATGTAAAACTTACCTTCAGCGGGAAAGGCAAAGGTGCTACAAGTACATGCAAGAACGCTAAGCTAAAGAAATCATACAATGTCATTCCAAAAACATGCTGATAATGTGACATGGCTGATGTAGAGGTTGCCTTTTGTATTTGATTTTCCTTCATTTAGGTTGTTTTTTGCTTTGATCTTTCATACTTGTAAAATTAGATAGCCTCTTGTACAGCCAGAAGACAGGATTGATATTTTTTTGTACTGCAATTGCTACTTTTATAATATAGCATACATGTCACGTGTGAATTTTTTAATTACAAATTTTTATTTACATGCTTTGTTTAGATGCGAGCACAACCATATATCGACTTCACGGGTTAAATTAGTAGCAGATGCGTGTGGTTCATGTCATGTTTGTGCTGAGAGGACCAGTTTGTGCTCACACTGATAAGTGCAGCAGTGCTTCAATTGAAAGTATTCGGTGTCCAAAAAAGGTGTTGTTTAGGACAATGAATCAAGGATGCTTGAATGAACCAAGCTACAGTTTTAACTAGATTATACTTGGAACGTTACCAGATTGTCAGTTTTTAAATGTATCTTATTGGACTCGTGGGCGTTGGGTACGTAGAGATTTAAATGTATCGTGGAGCTGTATTTCTTGGGTTGTGTAAGCATGTTCTAGCCCTAAACAGTTAGCTACTGTTTGAGTGTATTGGAGTAAGAGCATGTGAGTTTCATATACACTCTATTTTCAGAACGTGCAATCGagggatttttttattttcataacTCAGTTTACGAAGCTCAATGCAATTGAACTTCAGTACAGTAGTGTATATCTCCAACAATCCACTTGAGCTGTTACTGAGTAATGATCTCAGAAACAACTTGTTGGGAGATCTAATAGATTTTAGTTTACCGTTGTTAATAGAGGTCAAGGTGGCTACTCATTTGTGCGGAAACAATATTTATGATTGAGACATCAGCCTCCCTTGTTAGTGGCCTAAGGCATGATTGCAATTATGCTTAATGATTAATGAAAAAAATTGATTGGTAGGAAAAGAAAAGCTTCCCTAATTCAATGAAGGTGACATTAACCACATTTGCATATTTGTTATGCCACCGAAGCTTCACGAAATAATAATcgatatattcttcaaaagagaaGAGCAGTAGCTGAAAAGAACGCCAAAAAAAGGAACTTAAGCATATGTACATTGGACTGGTACTCAAGTATACAGTTACAAACGTCAAAACTGAGATAACCTAATGCCGTAAAAAATTATATATCTAGCTGCAGGGGACTCTTGCACATCAATAAGACATGTGTGATTAACTCCCGGTAAAAAAATCAATTTATTCCCAAGAATTAGATCTAAACCTACTCATAGTCAAAAGTATACAAATCATGGTACAGAGGAGTCTCCAAGCTTTGGGGAAAAGCTACAGGAAACGACCTCTTAAGCCTTTTCTACTAAGAAAAAAGATGAACCGAAAATTATGAAGGGACCTTCAAGTAAGTTGCAAGCTATACCCGCTATATATAGAACCTTCTCAGTTTCTTGATCTAGCAATCTTTGATATCACAAGGCAATATACAGAAATGAAACTTTCTTCGTACAAGCTTGCCAAGACCAACACAATCTACTTTGTGAGTTGGCAAGGAAGGTATCAGCAAAGATAGGTCCCACCACAGTTGTCAAAGAAATAACCCCCATCAGTCGTCATCCTCTGAATCTGCATTATGATGAAATTCAGTAACTTAAACGATCAGAACTAATGAAAACCCTAGGTTACTATAGTTTGGTCCAACAGCAATTCAAATCTCTTTCTCTGATTATTAGGATGGAAGGAGTCTCCCAAAGGGTGTACTAGAGCCACTTGCCATAAAGGCAATCTGATCAATGTTTGTGAATGTCCTATTCAAGCAACTAGCCAAAATTGAAATGTGGggtttttatttaattatatATGACATATGGGTATCCCTACTGGTTTTCCCTCTTTTCATTTTAAAACGTAGGGCTCTCCTGTTTCATGTAGAAATGGCCAACAAGGTTACAATTTATCTTTTCTGGAAGGGGAGGGGGCAATGCAAATTTACAAGGAAATAAAAAAAAGTATATAGATTATCAGCATACAATCACTTAGGACAGAAATGGGTGAATGAAATCATCAACAAGCGATTGCACCAAAGAAAATAATTCTTACCTGATCGAACATCCTCCCCAACTTTTCCCTTATTATTCAATTGTCTcattatcattaaaaatatgagTTTCCCCCAATACATATGAAACACAAGCAATGTGAGAAGCATTGTGTTAAAAATGTAGTACAAGGTCGTTGGGAATCTATCCAGCTTCCTCAAGGATATGATGGACTGGTAGCTGGCATTGTAAGAACAAGAATGGTAAGTTTGAACCTCATAACCTATTAAGAATACCAGAAATTGTTAGAGAAAGAGCAACAAACCTTGAGGTTTTGATTATCCAAAATGGGAAGTAAATCAGACGCAATAGGAGCCAGGATAGAGCAAAAAGCCCAAAAAACAAGCTAGCTGCTAGTTCTTTTTCTGTGTACTTGCACAATTTGGCAGTCTCAAGGAACACATCACTCGCGTCATGCAAAGCAAGAATAATTGTCccgattcgaaaaaatctgcagaaAGCGTAACTTCATTTGTCTTAGAGCTGTGTTGAAATGTTGATCTCACTTGATACTATAGAAGTCAATTATACCCATAAATGCTCATACAAAAGAAAAGGTGGAAAAAGAAACCAATGCAGTACAGTGTGCATAGTTATTTCAGAAATATTTATGTACTGTAACTATTGTGATATGATATAGCTGCGCTGCAAGGTAAAAGGCTAAATTACAAGCAGTGGACTATCTTATGTTCTAACGAAGCACGATGATTATCTATGTAGTATAACATGGCATGACCAGCCTGCAGGTACAAGAGGTTATAAAACATTCGTCAT from Lolium rigidum isolate FL_2022 chromosome 4, APGP_CSIRO_Lrig_0.1, whole genome shotgun sequence encodes the following:
- the LOC124647457 gene encoding polygalacturonase ADPG1-like: MASRKVVLAMLFLLLLFIFPAIAFAFTGGMHTESMHRRLGERSVKADTLSHRPVQRHRKLGQETKPPQDAEFNVVSYGAVGDGKTDDTPAFRKAWAAACSSSKPATMLVPKEKEFLVKQTTFSGQCKSSVRFKLDGTLVAPERSSWPKENMNKWIMFNNVDKLTVSGEGTMDGKGEVWWKNSCRIDKNLKCTEAPTALLLSKCNHLKVENIRLLNSQQMHMSVEDCKDVVLKHITIVAPGDSPNTDGIHIARTKDIQVMDCNIKTGDDCMSIETGTENLYASKITCGPGHGISVGSLGDKNSEARVSNITINKAHLIGTTNGARIKSWQGGKGYAKDITFEDIIMDKVKNPIIIDQNYCYMDDPLQPKACKKQTSAVELSNIQFKNIRGTSRTKEAIKLDCSDTIPCHDLVMQDVKLTFSGKGKGATSTCKNAKLKKSYNVIPKTC